From the Lathyrus oleraceus cultivar Zhongwan6 chromosome 4, CAAS_Psat_ZW6_1.0, whole genome shotgun sequence genome, one window contains:
- the LOC127137073 gene encoding uncharacterized protein LOC127137073 has translation MLLTEYDIQYVTQKAIKGSVMYDYLDHLPVEGYQPLRFYFLDEDITFIRDFTMPGFKINPEEGPKPGVRWTLVFDGASNARGHGIGAFITSPTGSHLPFTARLCFDCTNNMAEYKACICGLEAAIDLRIKFLKVYGDSALVISKVKGDWETRDIKLIPYKEHIRILIPYFNEVYFHHIPREEN, from the coding sequence ATGTTGTTAACcgaatatgatattcagtatgtgactcagaaagcaataaagggaAGTGTCATGTATGACTACCTTGATCATTTACCTGTGGAAGGTTATCAACCGTTGAGGTTTTACTTTCTTGACGAAGACATCACGTTTATCAGAGACTTCACTATGCCAGGCTTCAAGATAAACCCTGAAGAAGGCCCTAAACCAGGAGTgcgatggacgctcgtgttcgacgGTGCTTCGAACGCTCGTGGTCATGGCATAGGAGCATTTATCACTTCTCCAACTGGTTCCCACCTTCCATTCACCGCTAGATTATGCTTTGACTGCACTAACAATATGGCAGAATACAAGGCATGTATTTGCGGTCTGGAGGCGGCCATCGACTTAAGGATCAAGTTTCTTAAGGTATacggagattcagctctggtaataAGTAAGGTAAAAGGTGATTGGGAAACTCGGGATATCAAGTTGATACCTTATAAAGAGCATATCAGAATATTGATACCATATTTTAATGAAGTCTattttcatcatattcctagGGAAGAAAATTAG
- the LOC127137071 gene encoding uncharacterized protein LOC127137071 → MAFETVIALLIYSLVLFPNIDNFVDVNAMRIFLIRNLVPTLLGDTYFSIHYRISKRGGTIVCYVHLLYKWFISHLLQSPIFQKNKDCLRWSQRLMSLTNDDITWYSSSYDDVEIIDSYGEFSNVPLLDTQGGINYNPTLARRQLGFDMKEKLDNILLEGLFFQEEKDTQGLKAKMSKMTILRHGKRKQQPFTAGSSIHVAGSAQIQHDKQEHKPEIEKPRDNVYVSPQLKRPLLPASVGPLVDVLDRIKSNFETS, encoded by the exons ATGGCATTCGAGACTGTTATTGCCTTACTCATCTATAGTTTGGTCTTGTTTCCTAACATcgacaattttgttgatgttaatgctatgaGGATCTTTCTAATTAGGAATTTGGTTCCAACTCTGCTCGGTGATACTTATTTCTCCATTCATTATAGGATTTCTAAAAGGGGTGGGACTATTGTCTGCTATGTGCATttactgtacaagtggtttatttctcacttgtTGCAGTCTCCTATCTTCCAAAAAAACAAGGAttgtttaaggtggtctcaaagacttatgtctctcaccaatgacGACATTACTTGGTACTCTTCTAGTTACGATGACGtcgagattattgatagttatggggagttctctaatgtgcctcttcttgaTACACAGGGgggaatcaactacaatccaaCTTTGGCAAGACGTCAACTCGGGTTCGATATGAAGGAGAAACTTgataacattttgttagaaggtttatttttccaagaagAGAAAGATACTCAAGGGTTGAAAGCTAAAATG AGTAAAATGACCATTCTCCGGCATGGTAAACGGAAACAACAACCATTTACAGCTGGAAGTTCAATCCACGTAGCAGGATCTGCTCAAATACAACATGACAAGCAAGAGCACAAACCAGAGATAGAGAAGCCCAGAGATAATGTTTATGTTAGTCCACAACTCAAACGCCCCCTACTACCTGCTAGTGTAGGACCGTTAGTAGATGTCCTAGACAGGATAAAATCCAATTTTGAAACATCATAG